One Centropristis striata isolate RG_2023a ecotype Rhode Island chromosome 22, C.striata_1.0, whole genome shotgun sequence genomic window carries:
- the mtpn gene encoding myotrophin, producing the protein MSDNDKALMWALKTGDMEEVQSKLVTAEDVNRTLEGGRKPLHIAADFGQTDVMEYLISKGADVNVPDKHGLTPLLSACYEGHINCVKVLLEKGADRTRKGPDGASAFEAASNDAIKALVN; encoded by the exons ATGTCAGATAATGATAAAGCGCTGATGTGGGCATTGAAGACCGGGGACATGGAGGAGGTGCAGAGCAAGCTGGTCACG GCTGAAGATGTAAACCGGACCCTGGAGGGCGGAAGGAAGCCTCTGCACATAGCTGCCGACTTTGGTCAGACGGATGTGATGGAGTACCTCATTTCTAAGGGAGCAGATGTTAAT GTTCCAGACAAACATGGGTTAACTCCACTCCTCTCTGCCTGTTATGAGGGTCACATCAACTGTGTCAAGGTCCTGCTAGAAAAG GGAGCTGACAGAACCCGAAAAGGACCCGATGGCGCCAGTGCCTTTGAAGCCGCCTCGAACGATGCCATAAAGGCTCTGGTCAACTGA